In Streptococcus uberis, a single window of DNA contains:
- the aguB gene encoding N-carbamoylputrescine amidase, producing the protein MRQATVAAIQMQCHLEPEKNIEKAERLVREAAAKGAQIILLPELFERPYFCQERQYDYYQFATATEDNLAIKHFKAIAKELSIVIPISFYEKDGNVLFNSIAVIDADGSILGVYRKTHIPDDHYYQEKFYFTPGNTGFKVWETRYGNIGIGICWDQWFPETARCLALAGAELLLYPTAIGSEPILETDSSGHWQRTMQGHAAANIIPVIAANRIGREVVTPSIENGQQASELVFYGSSFMTDETGAMIELASKEEECVLMHTYDLDKGTRERLDWGLFRDRRPEMYKAISR; encoded by the coding sequence ATGAGACAAGCTACAGTTGCTGCTATTCAAATGCAGTGTCACTTAGAGCCGGAAAAAAATATTGAAAAGGCAGAGCGTCTAGTTAGAGAAGCTGCAGCCAAAGGTGCTCAGATTATCCTTTTGCCAGAATTATTTGAACGTCCTTATTTTTGTCAGGAACGTCAATATGATTACTATCAATTTGCGACTGCTACGGAAGATAATTTGGCAATCAAGCATTTTAAGGCCATTGCCAAAGAACTCAGCATCGTCATTCCCATTAGTTTTTACGAAAAAGACGGTAATGTTCTCTTTAATTCCATCGCTGTTATAGATGCTGATGGGTCTATTCTTGGTGTTTACCGAAAAACACATATTCCAGATGATCATTACTATCAAGAAAAATTTTATTTTACACCTGGAAATACTGGTTTCAAGGTATGGGAAACCCGTTATGGAAACATTGGTATTGGTATTTGTTGGGATCAATGGTTTCCTGAAACCGCCCGTTGCCTTGCCCTAGCTGGAGCAGAACTTCTCTTATATCCAACAGCTATCGGGTCTGAACCAATTTTAGAGACTGATAGTAGTGGCCATTGGCAACGGACAATGCAGGGGCATGCTGCGGCAAATATCATTCCTGTGATTGCAGCTAACAGAATTGGTCGCGAAGTGGTGACACCAAGTATTGAGAATGGTCAGCAAGCTTCTGAACTTGTCTTTTACGGTTCTTCCTTTATGACAGACGAGACAGGTGCAATGATTGAGCTGGCTTCTAAAGAAGAAGAGTGTGTCTTAATGCATACCTATGATTTAGACAAAGGCACTCGTGAACGTCTGGATTGGGGTCTCTTCCGTGATCGTCGTCCAGAAATGTACAAAGCTATTAGCCGTTAA